Genomic DNA from Gloeocapsa sp. PCC 73106:
CAGTTCCAGCCCGACTCTTTTTATGTTTATCGATGCGTTTAGATCTCTATCGACAGTTATTTCTTCTCTGGGATCATAGTACTCTCTTATAGAACAATCTGTGAATACAAACTCATCCCGATAAGCAAGTAATTGCGATGTATAAGATGGGTTGACTTTAATTACCACTGCTCCAGCTTTTTCGGCTATGTAAGACAGTGTTTCGTAAAAGTTCCCAAATGCTGCATCTAACCAAGATTTATTTAATCCTGATTTAGCTGACTGTCCATTTTTTAAGTATTTACCATC
This window encodes:
- a CDS encoding zinc ribbon domain-containing protein; this translates as DGKYLKNGQSAKSGLNKSWLDAAFGNFYETLSYIAEKAGAVVIKVNPSYTSQLLAYRDEFVFTDCSIREYYDPREEITVDRDLNASINIKRVGLELFPTINRRSGKITKSKTDSTTKQVLEVLKGCQKPTL